In a genomic window of Sphingomonas faeni:
- a CDS encoding ATP-binding cassette domain-containing protein gives MLRNKATYMKVALAAAMVNIFGLITSLFTMTVYDRVVPNNAVSSLVALSIGLLVVVVFDFLLRILRAYFTDLAGADIDHDVGSRVFRRLVAIRLDQKKGSTGALTGMMRELETLRDFFASATMTALVDVPFIIVTLVFIAILGGPLVWVPLAAIPIVVGAGWLTRPALDRLSAKAMSEGLSKQSVLVETIGALEMVKTSGAGRLLGRRWSRANVAHGDSSTRQRLVSTIATTVAASANTLSYAGTVVAGVFLIADHRLTTGALVACSILSGRAVQPLATIAALLSRLSSTRTAYKQINGMMETGSEEPGTGALRPSKFDGRIELRGVEFGYPGAAEKTLAGLNLVIPAGQRVALLGRVGSGKSTIARLILGLYPPQEGLVMIDGTDIRQYDPSVMRGLIGTALQEPVLLSGSVRDNIMLARDKIDDVEMLRVAELSGTHSFMGRIANGYDLQLTDRGEGLSGGQRQAISLARALAGRPQIIVFDEPTSAMDQASEAQLIGRLETELQGRTFVLITHRPALLRLVERIVVVENGRVSQDGPRDAVLKELQRPRAVA, from the coding sequence ATGCTTCGCAACAAGGCGACCTACATGAAGGTCGCTCTCGCTGCAGCGATGGTGAATATTTTTGGGCTTATCACCTCGCTCTTCACGATGACGGTGTACGACCGTGTCGTGCCGAACAACGCCGTCAGCTCCTTGGTCGCTCTGTCGATCGGGCTGCTTGTCGTCGTCGTCTTCGACTTTCTACTCCGTATTCTGCGCGCCTATTTTACGGATCTTGCCGGCGCTGACATCGATCATGACGTGGGTAGCCGAGTTTTTCGACGGCTGGTTGCAATCCGGCTTGACCAGAAGAAAGGCTCAACCGGAGCCCTGACGGGCATGATGCGAGAGCTGGAAACGCTGCGAGACTTCTTTGCCTCCGCAACCATGACGGCACTGGTCGACGTGCCCTTCATCATCGTGACCCTAGTGTTCATTGCGATACTGGGGGGACCGCTGGTCTGGGTACCGCTTGCCGCAATTCCAATCGTGGTGGGTGCCGGATGGCTGACCCGCCCAGCCCTTGATCGGCTCTCGGCGAAGGCAATGAGCGAAGGACTGTCCAAGCAAAGCGTGTTGGTTGAAACCATAGGCGCATTGGAAATGGTCAAGACCTCCGGGGCCGGACGTTTGCTCGGGCGGCGTTGGAGCCGCGCAAACGTCGCGCATGGCGATAGCTCGACGCGTCAGCGGCTGGTGTCGACAATCGCAACAACGGTGGCGGCGTCGGCCAACACCCTCTCTTATGCGGGAACAGTGGTCGCTGGCGTGTTTCTCATCGCTGACCATCGGCTTACCACCGGCGCTCTGGTCGCCTGTTCAATTCTGTCCGGGCGGGCAGTGCAACCGCTCGCGACCATCGCGGCGCTGCTCTCGCGCCTGTCATCGACGCGTACCGCTTACAAACAGATCAATGGCATGATGGAGACCGGGTCTGAGGAACCAGGCACCGGTGCTCTGCGCCCCAGTAAGTTCGACGGTCGTATCGAGCTACGCGGGGTCGAGTTTGGCTATCCAGGTGCTGCAGAGAAGACGCTTGCGGGATTGAACCTTGTTATCCCGGCGGGTCAGCGTGTCGCACTGTTGGGCAGAGTCGGATCGGGTAAATCAACGATAGCGCGCCTTATTCTCGGCCTCTATCCGCCGCAGGAGGGCCTGGTGATGATCGACGGAACCGACATTCGCCAATACGATCCCTCGGTAATGCGCGGATTGATCGGCACCGCTCTTCAGGAGCCGGTACTGCTTTCTGGAAGCGTCCGAGACAATATCATGCTCGCTCGTGACAAAATCGACGACGTCGAGATGCTCCGTGTCGCCGAATTATCGGGTACTCATAGTTTTATGGGGCGGATTGCTAACGGCTACGACCTTCAACTCACCGACCGTGGCGAGGGATTGTCGGGTGGGCAGCGTCAGGCGATTTCTCTTGCCCGAGCCCTTGCCGGCAGACCTCAGATCATTGTGTTCGACGAGCCTACCAGCGCTATGGACCAAGCCAGCGAAGCTCAACTGATCGGACGACTGGAAACCGAACTCCAGGGGCGGACCTTCGTGCTCATTACGCATCGGCCTGCGTTGCTGCGCCTCGTCGAACGGATTGTCGTGGTGGAAAACGGCCGTGTGTCGCAAGATGGCCCGCGTGACGCGGTGCTGAAGGAACTCCAGCGCCCCCGTGCAGTCGCGTAA
- a CDS encoding HlyD family type I secretion periplasmic adaptor subunit — MTDTAHHTHLEDLADRIKPKAVSNLLLWLIIGFVTIFVIWAIVVKLDRTVHASGRVVPSNRLQVLSNLEGGIVSEILVRAGDVVRRGQPLIRLDRTQAGSELGSSEATVAALAAKIARLQAEIAGRDPVYPAASTPEIAEQISIERSLHAARMSDLFSLTSAAAARAAQASRAVAEARAAYQSRVSARDSARRQLDLMRPLVERGIEPQITLIQLESSAAVSGTDAAQAAAGIARAESGVAEARASLSQVRGAWRAQAGTELAAAQAELGARRQAVPALAARLSRATVSAPVSGQVNRVLVSTVGASIGAGQPIVEVVPSADALTVEAMVSPKDIAFVRLGQHAKINITAYESGIYGGMDGRVVIISPDATVDERSGDSHYIVRVRADAQNFRGPDGKRLAIGSGMTADVNLIGDKRSVMAYILSPFTRLRENAFRE, encoded by the coding sequence ATGACCGACACAGCGCACCACACGCACCTCGAAGATTTGGCCGACAGGATTAAACCCAAAGCCGTTTCCAACCTTCTTCTCTGGCTCATCATTGGCTTCGTCACGATCTTTGTGATCTGGGCGATCGTGGTGAAGCTCGACCGCACAGTTCATGCCAGTGGTCGAGTAGTGCCGTCCAACCGGCTTCAAGTGCTGAGCAATTTGGAAGGTGGCATTGTCTCGGAGATCCTGGTGCGCGCTGGCGACGTCGTTCGCCGCGGCCAGCCTTTGATCCGCCTCGATCGCACCCAGGCAGGATCGGAACTAGGCAGTTCGGAAGCAACGGTAGCGGCGCTTGCCGCCAAGATCGCGCGGCTGCAAGCCGAAATTGCTGGCCGCGATCCAGTCTATCCTGCCGCATCGACCCCCGAAATTGCCGAACAGATTAGTATCGAGCGCTCGCTTCACGCCGCCCGAATGAGCGATCTTTTCAGTTTGACCTCAGCTGCTGCTGCGCGTGCAGCGCAAGCGTCGCGGGCCGTCGCGGAGGCGCGCGCCGCCTATCAGTCCCGAGTTTCCGCGCGGGATTCGGCACGGCGGCAACTTGATCTAATGCGTCCTCTGGTGGAACGCGGGATCGAGCCGCAGATAACTCTTATCCAGCTTGAAAGCAGTGCGGCAGTCTCTGGCACCGATGCCGCACAAGCAGCAGCTGGCATAGCGCGAGCGGAATCGGGCGTTGCAGAGGCGCGCGCTTCGCTCTCGCAGGTTCGTGGTGCATGGCGAGCGCAGGCGGGTACCGAACTTGCTGCAGCGCAGGCAGAACTGGGTGCTCGGCGCCAGGCTGTACCAGCACTGGCCGCCCGGCTTAGCCGAGCAACGGTATCGGCACCGGTCAGCGGGCAGGTCAATCGGGTTCTGGTTTCTACCGTCGGTGCAAGCATCGGTGCTGGGCAACCTATAGTAGAAGTCGTGCCGTCCGCTGATGCGCTCACCGTAGAAGCGATGGTCAGTCCCAAGGACATCGCCTTCGTTCGGCTTGGCCAGCACGCCAAGATCAATATTACTGCGTATGAATCCGGCATCTACGGCGGGATGGACGGCCGGGTTGTTATCATATCGCCAGACGCAACAGTGGATGAACGCTCCGGCGACAGCCACTACATCGTACGCGTACGGGCCGACGCTCAAAATTTTAGGGGCCCGGACGGCAAGCGACTTGCGATCGGTTCTGGCATGACGGCAGACGTAAACCTGATCGGAGACAAAAGGTCTGTTATGGCTTACATATTGTCTCCGTTCACTCGGCTTCGTGAGAATGCTTTCAGGGAGTAG
- a CDS encoding recombinase family protein: MIGDALGAGFRSLTEVINTTTATGRMMMQMVGSFAEFERAVIRERASAVL, translated from the coding sequence TTGATCGGAGACGCGCTCGGCGCGGGCTTCCGCTCGTTGACCGAAGTGATCAACACCACTACGGCCACGGGGCGCATGATGATGCAGATGGTCGGCAGCTTCGCCGAGTTCGAACGGGCGGTGATCCGTGAGCGCGCCAGCGCTGTCTTATAA